Sequence from the Clostridium saccharobutylicum DSM 13864 genome:
GAAAAATTAAGAAGTAGTAATAAGGCACCTTTTTCAGCATATATGAATTTTGAAGATTTTCAAATCATAAGCTCTTCTCCAGAAAGATTTTTATCAATTATTGATGGGGTGATAGAAACTAGGCCTATAAAAGGAACTAGACCTAGAGGAAAAAACGATGAACAGGATAAAAAATACAGAGAAGAATTGATGAACTCTGAAAAAGACAAAAGTGAACTTTTAATGATTGTAGATTTAGAAAGAAATGATTTAAGTAAAGTTTGTAAGCCTAATTCTGTAAAGGTGAAAGAACTTTTTAAAATAGAAGAATATGTTACAGTATTTCATCTTGTTGCAACTGTAGAAGGAAAGTTAAAGGAAGGTATATCTTCTGTAAAATGCATTAGAGAATGTTTTCCAGGGGGATCTATAACAGGAGCACCTAAAATAAGGGCTATGGAGATAATAGAGGAACTTGAAAAACTTAAAAGAAATATTTACACAGGTTCTATAGGATATTTTGATTTGAGAGGAAATAGTGATTTTAACATAGTAATTAGGACTATAATTAAGAGAGAGAATAAAGCATATTTGGGAGTTGGAGGTGGAATTACTTGGGAATCTATAGAAGAAGAAGAGTGGTTTGAGACAATTCATAAAGCTAAGGCATTAATGGGGGTATTATAATGAGAAAAATAATATATAATAGTGATAAAGTAAGTGTTGATGATGGTGTGTTTTTCGGAAGAGGAGTATTTGAAACAATTCTTTGCAAGGATGTACCAGTATTTTTAGATGAACATATAGATAGACTAAGAAAATCCATGGACAAAATAGGATTATTGCCATTAGAGGAAACGACTCTTAAAGAATATTTAAGTAAGCTAAATATAAAGGATAAAGCTTTAAAAATAACTGTTACTCCTTCTAATATTATAATTACACAAAGAGAAATTAATTATGAAAAAGAACATTATGATAGAGGTATGTCTTTAACTATTTCAAAAGTAAGGAGAAACAGCACATCAATTTTATCTTACATAAAATCTAC
This genomic interval carries:
- a CDS encoding aminotransferase class IV; translation: MRKIIYNSDKVSVDDGVFFGRGVFETILCKDVPVFLDEHIDRLRKSMDKIGLLPLEETTLKEYLSKLNIKDKALKITVTPSNIIITQREINYEKEHYDRGMSLTISKVRRNSTSILSYIKSTCYIENLIEKEKAKKSGYDDVIFLNENGYVTETSCANLFILCNKEIFTPKIEDGLLDGIIRRRIIENCSINEKSITVQDLKEAEEVIITNSLMEIMPIRKIDEVEYDSQNLKARLMKILKF